ctcccctgccactccagtgtatgaatttcgtgcaccgggcctctagccctatataataaaagcctgatgtGCTAAGTGTGCAGCCAACCAATCatagcgtaatatgctaatgatgctaaggccactcaactgctcgctatgatgtgcactgaccaccagggggcagacgctccaaccagtaggttagcttgctgctggggtcaggctgatAGGTACTGAGCGAGactggccggacatgccctggaggccTCCCTCGGTCtctccccagttggccaacctcccacatccctccccggccctgattgtgcaccggtgggttccctcggcctggccctctcacaatccgggactcctcaggggatgtcagagagccggcttgggcctgatcccgcaggccaggccgatgaattcgtgcaccgggtctctagtgaatgcataaatgagtggaacaggaaatcaatgtttctctctctaaaaaacaagtttagaatattttttcaattaaaaatagaaaaagagaaaaaaaaaatagaaaaagaggagCCCTCCATCTCCACTGTGCCAGTCCCCCTACTCCCACTATCCACTTCTGAGAacatgggaagaaaaaaagactccACACCTCAAAGTCATTGCCCCTTGTACCAAAACTGTTTTGAAGGCATGGATGGGCTTGCTTCAGTGCCGGTATCTAAGCATGGCCCCCACACTCTTCCATCACCCAATCTCCTGGGGAGGTTTCAGTGGAGTCTTTTTGGGGGCAAGGGGGGTAATGATGAGATGACCAAGAGGGAGGGCAGTGACCACACTTCCTCAGAGCACACTTCACCAAAACTTTGAGATCACCAAAACAAATGTGCAATTTAACAACGCCCTTGTTTCCCTGTGCCCGTCTCCCTCTCCACAGGACCCCGCCAGGGGAGGTAAAAAgacagctaacatttactgagcacccactgCTCCCAGGCACTGACTGAACCAGGCTCCAGCTGCATCGTTTCCTGGTGCTATGACGACCGCTATActgatgaggaaacggaggctctggtcacacagctaggaatgGGAATTTGAACCCTCGTCAGTCTGTGGCAGAACCCAGCCTCCTTCTCTAGGCTAcaatgccacctcctccctggcctgaaAACTGGATTTCTGTGAAGACCTCAGCAAGGCCAAAAGCCACAGGGAAAAGGCCCCAGCACCAGCCAGGCAGGGCGCCTGGGAGCAAAGGCAAGAGGGTGATGGAGCAGAGCAGTTCCGTCGGGGAcgggagggaggcagagcagaTCACCTTGATGGAGGCGCTGGCGAAACGGGAGAGCTGTTTGATGTGCTGCCCCTTCTTGCCGATGATGGCGCCCACCGCCTGGGCAGGGATGAAGACCTGCACCATCTCCTGCTCCGGAGCCTGCTGCCAAGACAGGGTGTGTCATCACCACAGGCCCAGAGCCACAGCCTAGAagcccctccacacccctgctGTGCACCCTCAAGGAGAAAGGGGTGCAGGCACCCAGCCAACCTGGGCAACACCCTCTCTGGCTCTCCCTAAGCCCAGCAGGAATCAAGGGAAGaagctggaggaagaggaggagggaagaagagtgCTGTCAGCATCCCTGGCAGCATCTGAGATTGCCCTCCACGGAGTCAAGGTTCTGACctgttgccaggggctgggaacaATGGAGGAGAAGCAACCTCAGACCCTCCTACCTCCCTACAAACCCTCAAGGATCGGGCTCCCACAAGGAGTGGGGCTGCTTAAGGGAGGCCGTCGCCGGGCCCAGGGGTTCTGTGAGAAGGCTTTGCACTTACCATAAAGGAGCTATAGGGAGCAGCTCCCGTGACACTGCTGGGAGGTGGCGGGACTGCACTGGACGAGGCTGGGAAAAGACCCACGGCAGCCAAGTTCAGGCCGGGGATGAGATGAGACTGCAGCTGGGGTGAAAGGTGAGGAGGGGGAGGTCAGCTCAGGCTGACCGGGCCCCGTGGTCGCTTGTGTGTGTGGCGGCCCTGGCTGAACTAAGCGGGAGAGTAGTACCCCAAGACAGAGTCGGCCAAAAACAGACGAATGACATGCTTTTACACAAACACCGCCTGCCCTTTTGGTTCTCACATGTGTACTCGTGGAGTTACGGACTGAGAGCTAGCGACTCCAACCAATTTTATTCCGTCAGGAGCCCGACCTCTCTGGCTCATTCCGCCCTGAGACAGGGGACAGACTCACAGCCCTGTACCGCCGCACACCTACGGGAGACGCGGCAGGGGCAGGTCTCCGTGTGACTTCTAGGACTCACCTTCCTACACCCTTGCCCCACCCCCTTTGAAAATCAGATGAACGGGATGGACCCGCTAAAGTCTACATGAACAAGTGTTACATATAGTTATAAAAGCCCTATTAGTCAAACTGAAAGGCCTCAAGGCCACACCACACAGCCCTTGGCCTGCCCGTCCCATGAGGAAGACCCACGCTGTGTGGCTCAGGCTCGGAGAGGGGCAGCAGGCGCCTGGCACTCACACTCATGGCAGCCACGTCATTCTCATAGGCCTCCCGAACTTTCTTCATGATCTCCTGCTCGGCCCGGCAGCAGTTCTCGATGGCCCCCTTCACGGTGATGGTCCGCTCGGGGTTATAGAGGGTGAGGTCCTGCAGCCTGCGGGGAGAGCAGAGCAGCGTCCCCCTCCACTCCATTTCTGCAAGCTGCTTAGCCTTTGCCAAACAGCTCTGTCTCTGGCCTTCGCTTTGTAACCAGGGCAGGGGGGTGTGCCGGGAGATGAGAACACCCAACCGCAACCCCTCTACTTGTGAGGAATCCAATCGCGGGGGACGCAAGAAGGATGCTCCTTTCCCGGGGGGGTCTAAGCCATCCACTTCCTGTGCCTTTCCAGAACAGAGCAGCACTCTGCCCACCAGCGAGTCGCTGATGACAGGACACACGGTGCTCACAGGAACTAATCCACCTGGAGAGGCAGGCCACCGCCTAGGCTCTGTCCTCAGAACAGGACCCAGGTTTGAAACATAAGCCCTGGCTCCAAGCTGCAGCCTCTCCTGAAGATGCAGAGCACTTGAGGtctgcggtgggggggggggggaccaggactGAGGAGGCGGCACCCTAATAGTCCCCTGCCCGCCACAGCCCACACAGCGGTGCGACGGGAGAGCCCCAGTCCTTGTCAAAATAAACACTCTTCACCACCTCTGAGTCTTCTTTAATGGGCAGAAACTGCATCCAACTTAAGGGACAAGAAGTATCAAGGTTCAGTCATGAAACAGGGCCGGCCCCGGGCCCCCAGGCACCCCATTCACACAGAAGGAAATACAAGGGAGCCTTACGAGGAGATGGTGATTTTCGTCTCCGTGTCCTGCTCCACCTTCTTCAGGTTGCGCCCCTCCTTGCCAATGAGGCGCCCCACGAAGTTATTATGGGCCAGGATCTTCAGGGGAACCTCGTCAGCCCTTCAGGAGACAAGGGAAGAAGGGGGGGTCATGTGGAGACTCAGCCATCATGCCACCCCGAGGAGGTTTGTAGGACAAACCACAGGACCAAACCATGTTAGGAGAGAACTAAACCCAGATTAGTGGCTGCTCAGGATGAAGAAATGGGGGAGTAGGGGTGGACTGCCAAGGGGCCCAAAAACGATGCTAACGATGGACATGTTCATTATCTTAATGGGGTGACGGCTTCACAGGTATCTGCATATTAAAAGTCATTCAGCTGaacactttaaaaatcaattgaaaataaaaaatgaaaatgccacATTGTAGAAATATCTGcagccagccctagctggtttggctcagtggataaagcaccagcctgtggactgaagggtcccgggtttgattccggtcaagggcacatgcccgggttgcgggctcaatcctcagtaggggatgtgcgggagacagctgatcaatgattctctctcatcattgatgtttctatatttttttcccctctcccttcctctctgaagtcaacagaaatatattttttttaaaaaagagagagagaaatgtctgcAGCTATAAAAAATGAATTGGGTCAGTATGTATTGGtgcatgaaaatgaaaaaagcGAAGTGTAAAACGGTTTTATCAATATGCAATATAATGTACATTAGGACCCTCTTTATGCTAAAACacacctgtgccctgaccagtttggctcagtggatagagcactggcctgcggactgaagagtcccaggttcaattcaggtcaagggcaggtaccttggttgcgggcacattcccagtgaggggtgtgcaggaagcagctgatggatgtttctacctctctattcctctcccttcctctctgtaaaaaaaatcaataaaatattttttttttaaaaaaagaaataaaaacacctgTGCTTGTGCGCATATATGCTTCCGAGTGCACAACGCTTCCAGAGGGCATACACACAAGGTGTTCCTTGTGGGAAAGAAGATTTCAGTGTGTAACATCTCCTGCATCTCTGTGCTCTCGCTAACAAAGGTGTGTGTTGGGTTCAGGAAGGGGGCGGTCTCCACATTCGTAGGAGAGCGGAAGCCTTACGTTTTGGTGTCCTTGGCCTCCTTATGCATGATCTCCAAGATCATCTTACAGGCGGAGGAGCAGCCCTCGGGTGTCGAGTGGACGCTGATGGCCTTTTCGGCGGCACCTGCGTTCTCCTTCCTGTGCACGTCGATCCTGAGGACCACAAGGACGGGGTGGCTGGTCAGTCCGCCCTGGGGGAAGCGGGTCTTTTGCGGGCTCCCCCCACCTCAGGCACAGGAGCAGCTCTACTTGGAACAAAGCCCATCAAAGGCAgaatgggggagggcaggggggagggccagGGACACATGGCCGGCCTGTTGCCCTGGGTCCTGTCTTAATCAGGAGGTGGCGGTTGGAATGATGGCATCTACCATGGGACTGCCAGGTTGGGGATCAGCAGCCCACACTCTAATTTGTGAATTCTGGATTTCCCCCTGAGACAACTGTAAAGGGGAGGCACATTGtcccaaagaagaagaaaataatgaggGATGTATTATGCATAAGGACACCAGGTGACCGGTTCTCTCCCAGGTACACTGATCAGCTGTAAAGATGAGAGAAGAGTGGTGGCGGCGGAACAGGAGATGGGACGGACTTAGGACCTATGACCGAGGGCCCAGACTTGGGCAGGCTGACCAGTCCTGCTGACACCAACAGTGGTGCTAAAACCACAGAGAATGACCGGCTCACCGAGACCAGGTTGGCTTGCTGAGACTTTCTATGAGGAATTTTAGATCCCTTTTTACTAACAACAGGACGAGGTCAGGCTACGGCCACCACAGGGTGCACCACATGCCCATTCTGCCTCCCCACCTGGCTCCTGAATGGGAAAGAATGAACGTGTTCCAGGCGATATTTCCTATTGACGCCACTCAGTGTGCTTCCAGGAGGCACCCGCTCCCCAGGTAGGAACCACCATTTCCTGGCACCATCTCCATCCCCCAGCATCCCAGACTCACTTGGACTGGGTCTGTTTTGTGATATTTCGGATGGTGGCGCCCTCCTTGCCAATGATGGCGCCCACATACTGGGTGGGCACCAGGAGCCgcagggggatgtccacttgctgctGCTTGGCAGGGGCCCCGGCTGCCACAGGCGAGCCCTGCCGAGGCTGACCCCGAGAGCCAAAGCCCCCTCGGCGCCCGTTCTCAGGACCCTGTGCTATCTGCTCGTCGGGAATATAGGAGACCTTCAAGGCATGGTTCTCCAGCTGGTGGCCATTCAGCTTCATGATGGCTCTgggaacagagagagaatctACTGGTTACTCCAACCCATGCTAATCACACCAAATGCCCTCCATGGGTAAAGCACTTAAAAAAGGGATAGGACCACCTGCccaccactcccacctccaccttaGGGGCCCTTTCCAGTCTACATGGCCCAAGACATCAAAGCGAAACGCTAATTAGTTATTTCCAATTAATGTTgggatcagcttgtcaatttcagCCAAAACTACCTATACAAGTCGTGTAAGCATCGCATGATAAATGagtaaatacaataaataaaggTGATAATTCACAGGACTTGGTTTTATTCCTGTTGAGTCTGGCACCTTCTATGTTTaaggaaactaaaaaaaagtTAAGAGTTGGAGACAGAATGGCTTATTACCACATGGAAGCAGGAGTTTGTGTATCTGGAATGTCTGCTAACCGGCTGAATTacaccccaccccattcccaaACCTGTTGCCTGTTAGAAATGTAAACAAGGCAACAGCAGGTATGCGAGTGAGCAAGTGCTGCCATGATCTTAGAGCCAGGCTAAAATCCATAGGCTGGCCACAAGGGGCAGTAGGAGCCTCCAGAAAACTGTGAGCCCAGGAGACGTCTAGAATAATGAGATCCGAGAAAGTGGTGGGATTTTACAGTGTAGCCTAAGTTGCAGGAAACAGAAAGGATAGAGGCAGCATGATGAAGCCGCAAGAGAGCCATCGACagcaaaaggtggcccaaggcCCATGTATTGACAGGGTCCATATAGACATAAATGGGTAGATGGGTAATGTGTACAGTCACCAGTGAGTGAGCAGTGTTCATTACTCAGCCGAAGGGAGAAGGAGCTGGGCCATGTGGGTGTAAGAGGACTGGAAGGACCCCAGCAAGCATACACTGGGCCCATGGCAATCACAGCAATAAGATGTCTGCCCGCCACATCCTATCATtaacaaatgctttttctttaaacataGCAGTTCCTCCTCACTATCGCTAGATGGCGCCACCAACACAGCAAAGCCCTGCTGTTCTCCGGCAACTGAGATCTCTCTCCGAAGCCAACCTTTTCCCCTGGGGTTTTCCCATCTTCCCTGGGAGTTCTTTGGGCCCCTCCCTTTCAATCTATTTGCCATCAATCCTAATGAGTTACTGAACCTTTGAGATTCCTGAACCAACTACCCAGCAACACCCCACAAAGGCCCTCCCAGTCCCACTCTCCAGCCCACTCACTGCCTGGTCTGTTCCCGGTTGGAATAGGTGACATTCACCACGGCCGTCTCACTTTCCGTGTTCACTGGCGGGGGGGAGCAAAACAGAGGCCAGGGTTAGGGCAGTGAAATCTGGAGAAGCCACTCGTGAATCCTGTGTGTGGAAAGCTCATCCGTACACACTGTGAGGGACAGGCGTGGAGCAGAACCTTGGGAGCTTGTGAAATAACTGGAACGGCAAGGCAAAACGGTTCCTCTTCCGGCCCCTTTTACCAGAACTCCTAGGAAACTTAAATTTACACTCTTGCGTTTCCCTTTCTACATCTTCCTTTGatttcccttcccagcccccaagAGAGCTGGGCATACAAAAGGATGGAGTCCACACATCAGCAGCAGGTCAGACGCCCACACAAGAGACTGCGAGATACATTTACCCTTGGAAAGTTAAACTAGTTAAAAATCAACACACACTGAGGTTAGCAATTTACAGAAGTAAACATCCCAAGAAACGGCTTTAAGGGTATGGCTGAAGGTTTTGGGGAACACCCAAACCCATTTTAGAGGCTGGAGTATCCTCAAGGCTCCATCAGTCAAATGCATGTGTATTGGGAGCGAGCTAACGGGTTGACAGGAGTGGCTGCTGTGGTCTAGGGAGTGGGGAATGGGTATGTCTGCATCTTTTCCAGAGGAAAGGACTTCCCGACTGCTCCAAACGTCACTGGCCGTGGAAATGCACATATTCAGGGCATCACCAACTCAGGACACCAGCCGTTAATCCCCCCAAACTCTACATAAGCAGCCTTTGACTTTCATTTGATTACCATACACCTTCTTTCCCACAGGGAGGAGAATGGATCGGACATTAGAATCTCAGGCAGTCTGGGCACATAGTTCtccttttaaattaataaaattaacctTCTGTCATGTGCATCATTGTCCTGTGATTTGGGGTCCCCTGGGCCTGCTCAACCCCAGGGTGGAGGACATGGACAAAACTCAAGCCtcactctagctggtttggctcagtgaatagagcgtcggcctgcggactgaagggtcccaggttcgattccagtcgagggcatgtgcccaggttgtgggctgggtgtgcaggaggcagccaatcaatgattctctctcatcattgatgtttctatctctctctctccctctcctttcctctctgaaatcaacacaaataaaaatatttttaaaaaacaacaagaaaacccaaaacactcaagCCTCTGTCCCACAAGCTGAGGAAAGGCACTTGGCCACCAAACCTCAAGTGTTCTCCCACCTGGGTGGTGAGGAGGATTCTGCAAGAATAATCttctagcccggccggtgtgtctcagtggttgagcatcgacccagaaATCatgagatcacggtttgattcctggtcagggcacatgcctgggtttcgggctcgatccccagtagagggcaggcaggaggtagccaatcgatgtttctcttacattgatgtttccctctctctcccccttcctttttctctaaaaatcaataaacattatttttaaagaaaattaaaataaatcctctgcttttggccgaaaccggtttggctcagtggatagagcgtcagcctgtggactgaaaggtcccaggttcgattccggtcaagggcatgtacctgggttgcgggcacatccccagtgggagatgtgcaagaggcagctggtcgatgtttctctctcatcgatgtttctaactctctatctctctcccttcctctctgtgaaaaaatcaataaaatatatttaaaaaaaaaaatcctctgctttttttttcattgaccaAAAAACATGTCGCTAACAATCAGGGATTCTAACAAAAAAAGAGACAACCAGTTGATTATTCCAGCCAAAAAGGGGGAATCGAAATGCTTTTAAAGTAAGACTTATCCATGATAAACACTCAATTTCCATTCTTAAACCATTTCTGAAGTCTTTTttcaaaataggtttttattgatttttagagaaagaggaagagaggagaggtagaaacatcaatgaaagagaaacatcgactggctgcctcctgcaagccccatacACGGGGACCGAGCCCACCCTGGCcaagaatcgaaccagtgacctcttccTGCATGGGACGATGTTcaatccactaagccacaccggctagggctatttctaAAATCTTAGTTCTACCTTGGTTGACCCCTAGCAGCCTGGGACCCTATGTCAAGAATGAGTGATTTTGTTCAAGTCTCATTGAACAGAGGAGGGACCTGTCGCAAGATAAGAGCCACATGTCCAGAT
The genomic region above belongs to Myotis daubentonii chromosome 16, mMyoDau2.1, whole genome shotgun sequence and contains:
- the IGF2BP1 gene encoding insulin-like growth factor 2 mRNA-binding protein 1, with the protein product MNKLYIGNLNESVTPADLEKVFAEHKISYSGQFLVKSGYAFVDCPDEHWAMKAIETFSGKVELQGKRLEIEHSVPKKQRSRKIQIRNIPPQLRWEVLDSLLAQYGTVENCEQVNTESETAVVNVTYSNREQTRQAIMKLNGHQLENHALKVSYIPDEQIAQGPENGRRGGFGSRGQPRQGSPVAAGAPAKQQQVDIPLRLLVPTQYVGAIIGKEGATIRNITKQTQSKIDVHRKENAGAAEKAISVHSTPEGCSSACKMILEIMHKEAKDTKTADEVPLKILAHNNFVGRLIGKEGRNLKKVEQDTETKITISSLQDLTLYNPERTITVKGAIENCCRAEQEIMKKVREAYENDVAAMSLQSHLIPGLNLAAVGLFPASSSAVPPPPSSVTGAAPYSSFMQAPEQEMVQVFIPAQAVGAIIGKKGQHIKQLSRFASASIKIAPPETPDSKVRMVIITGPPEAQFKAQGRIYGKLKEENFFGPKEEVKLETHIRVPASAAGRVIGKGGKTVNELQNLTAAEVVVPRDQTPDENDQVIVKIIGHFYASQMAQRKIRDILAQVKQLHQKGQSNQAQARRK